In Fibrobacter sp. UWB15, the following proteins share a genomic window:
- a CDS encoding T9SS type A sorting domain-containing protein, whose protein sequence is MKINHGINIAMAVFCAGAVSANAAIEWVNQCASNGFTLIAESDHFEVCKKPTTDDGQANNVSIPNADAQGVLTSLEKVYSFYIDSLGWMLPFPSSPDKKLKSNIYVFDNSVMAALYGGQDYVKGLNNEFGPGMWIGVGSLKDYWGTSHEFAHGLQGVAGWMGNNSHSGWFAESHANWMAHQYNPNDAHCSEYLINYPYLYYGSTRDRYCNWQFLEHLKEEFGGGYKGAHEVNRIWMESIRDGEDGRMEQTPFTAMMMVYGWTLDSLNQQFGKFAMKNATLEYAPAKKTLYKKSYGDYEFKTRRDASWGDNYRRHPRVTMLNKIPCPDYEPREGMEEECPEQYISPSYWAPQRWGYNLVRIYPDSAGKVTVKFRGIVQSKPTVNGYKCFGDNTDYYKGKTYNWCNYAPDKLPDPASGWTVGLVAEGADGTPRYSEMKHGTGFNLEIETKASDKALWLAVTATPTEIQTILWDQFYYSIYRYPYMIEVENGAPEGYNKDFWKPTNTSGYTRHSNGGGLVSSKAKVDASVYVGPDAVVNGGTISGKARIEDFAVVDGGTISGNAVVRGRALVTAGTIGDDAVLEEDAWLVSGSITGKAKVGALSIIVNTTVTDNAQVYGVMWALNGKKLSGTAQLRGDLENNFDKEISKGIFYGMVDNGMLNNANYGANLTTPPTDATASLDKAVWYAVADDSSGTNPTGTVHAQSLRLNLADDTFEVFNLNGKYLGVVKNGTQGRISLQESLRKAGLNAGTYLIRSKDSNKMLRVNLR, encoded by the coding sequence ATGAAAATCAATCATGGTATAAATATTGCCATGGCGGTATTTTGCGCAGGTGCAGTAAGCGCGAACGCCGCCATTGAATGGGTAAACCAGTGCGCCAGTAACGGCTTTACGCTGATCGCCGAATCGGATCACTTTGAAGTTTGCAAGAAGCCTACGACGGACGACGGCCAGGCGAACAATGTCTCAATTCCGAATGCGGATGCGCAGGGCGTGCTCACATCGCTTGAGAAGGTTTATTCCTTCTACATCGATTCGCTCGGCTGGATGTTGCCGTTCCCGAGTAGCCCCGATAAAAAACTCAAGAGCAACATTTATGTGTTCGACAATTCCGTCATGGCGGCGCTCTACGGCGGGCAGGACTACGTGAAGGGCCTGAACAATGAATTCGGCCCCGGTATGTGGATTGGCGTGGGCTCCCTCAAGGATTACTGGGGCACATCGCACGAGTTCGCGCACGGCCTGCAAGGCGTTGCGGGTTGGATGGGTAACAACAGCCATTCGGGCTGGTTCGCCGAAAGCCACGCGAACTGGATGGCGCACCAGTACAATCCGAACGACGCCCATTGCTCGGAATACCTGATTAATTATCCGTACCTGTATTACGGTTCTACGCGAGACCGCTACTGCAACTGGCAATTCTTGGAACACCTCAAAGAAGAATTCGGCGGTGGTTACAAGGGTGCTCACGAGGTAAACCGCATCTGGATGGAATCGATCCGCGATGGCGAAGACGGCCGCATGGAGCAGACGCCGTTTACCGCCATGATGATGGTTTACGGTTGGACGCTCGATAGCCTGAACCAGCAGTTCGGCAAGTTTGCGATGAAGAACGCGACGCTCGAGTATGCACCCGCAAAGAAGACTTTGTATAAAAAATCCTATGGCGACTATGAATTCAAGACGCGTCGTGACGCCAGTTGGGGCGACAACTACCGCAGACACCCGCGCGTGACTATGCTGAACAAGATCCCGTGTCCGGATTATGAACCGCGCGAAGGCATGGAAGAGGAATGCCCGGAGCAATACATTTCTCCAAGCTACTGGGCTCCGCAGCGCTGGGGCTACAACCTGGTGCGAATCTATCCGGATTCCGCCGGCAAGGTGACGGTCAAGTTCCGCGGCATCGTGCAGAGCAAGCCGACGGTAAACGGCTATAAATGCTTTGGCGACAATACCGACTACTACAAGGGAAAAACATACAACTGGTGCAACTACGCGCCCGACAAGCTGCCGGACCCGGCCTCGGGTTGGACGGTCGGGCTAGTCGCGGAGGGCGCGGACGGAACGCCCCGTTACAGCGAGATGAAGCATGGTACCGGATTCAATCTTGAAATCGAGACGAAGGCAAGCGACAAGGCTTTGTGGCTTGCCGTGACGGCGACTCCGACCGAGATTCAGACGATTTTGTGGGACCAGTTTTACTACAGCATTTATCGTTACCCGTACATGATCGAGGTCGAGAATGGCGCTCCCGAGGGCTACAATAAGGACTTCTGGAAGCCCACAAACACCAGTGGATACACCAGGCACAGCAACGGCGGCGGCCTCGTGAGCAGCAAGGCGAAGGTCGATGCGAGCGTATACGTGGGTCCCGATGCGGTCGTGAACGGCGGCACCATTAGCGGCAAAGCCCGCATCGAGGATTTCGCGGTTGTAGACGGCGGAACCATTAGCGGGAATGCCGTTGTCCGCGGGCGCGCGCTCGTGACTGCAGGTACCATTGGCGACGATGCCGTGCTCGAAGAAGACGCGTGGCTTGTAAGCGGAAGCATTACCGGCAAGGCTAAGGTAGGCGCGCTTTCGATTATCGTGAATACGACGGTGACCGACAACGCTCAAGTCTACGGCGTGATGTGGGCATTAAACGGCAAAAAGCTCTCTGGCACGGCGCAGTTGCGCGGCGACCTCGAAAACAACTTCGACAAGGAAATTTCGAAGGGGATCTTCTACGGCATGGTCGACAACGGAATGCTTAACAATGCAAACTACGGCGCAAACCTCACGACTCCGCCTACCGATGCGACCGCAAGCCTGGATAAGGCCGTATGGTATGCGGTGGCGGACGATTCCTCTGGAACGAATCCTACGGGGACTGTTCATGCTCAAAGCCTGCGCCTGAATTTGGCGGACGATACTTTTGAAGTGTTCAATTTGAACGGAAAGTATCTGGGTGTCGTTAAAAACGGAACTCAAGGTCGAATTTCGCTGCAAGAATCTTTGCGCAAGGCGGGCCTGAACGCGGGCACATACCTTATTCGCAGCAAGGATTCTAATAAAATGCTCCGCGTGAACTTGCGGTAA
- the murC gene encoding UDP-N-acetylmuramate--L-alanine ligase, protein MESYFFIGVAGVGMSAIAQYLVGKGVSISGSDRQFGAAEKPLVMSQLEECGVKCFPQDGSGVVAGLSAVVVSTAIEDTNPDLKRAKELGIPVMHRSEMLAKISKEAKTIAVSGTSGKSTVTAMIYHILQYAGLQPSVMTGAGLVNLQKEGKIGNAVSGKGEWLVVEADESDGTLVRYEPEIGLILNVDKDHKELSELQEIFLKFSHNILDNGKILIVNDAHPLAKKFSAGREFDFGFENYVGVQGTDFKSVGTSIQFRVRHQAELVKFVVPLPGKHNMENALAATAAALRAGVSLHTCADALATFPGVFRRHQILGTFNGVTLVDDFAHNPAKIAASIRSAQDFTEGRVIAWFQPHGFGPTRFLRKDLVEFIAKTLRPKDFDDDRDNDVMFFSEIYYAGGTVTRDISAGDLADDLLLKGCEAIYIADRNECAEKMVEYAQPGDTILLMGARDPSLQSFAQHVQELLEDETM, encoded by the coding sequence ATGGAATCTTACTTTTTTATCGGTGTAGCAGGCGTAGGCATGAGTGCCATCGCCCAGTATTTGGTTGGCAAGGGTGTTTCTATTAGCGGTTCGGACCGCCAGTTCGGTGCGGCAGAAAAGCCGCTCGTCATGAGCCAGCTTGAAGAATGTGGCGTCAAGTGCTTTCCGCAGGATGGTTCGGGCGTTGTTGCGGGCCTCTCTGCAGTGGTGGTGAGTACCGCCATCGAAGATACGAACCCGGATCTCAAGCGCGCCAAGGAACTGGGAATCCCGGTAATGCACCGTAGCGAAATGCTCGCGAAGATTTCTAAAGAGGCGAAGACCATCGCCGTTTCGGGCACCAGCGGAAAATCCACCGTGACCGCCATGATTTATCACATTCTGCAATATGCGGGCCTCCAGCCGTCGGTCATGACGGGGGCGGGCCTCGTGAATTTGCAGAAGGAAGGCAAGATCGGTAACGCCGTGTCCGGTAAGGGTGAATGGCTCGTGGTCGAAGCAGACGAAAGCGACGGAACGCTGGTGCGCTACGAACCCGAAATCGGCTTGATTTTGAATGTGGACAAGGACCACAAGGAATTGAGCGAACTCCAGGAAATCTTCCTCAAGTTCAGCCACAACATTCTTGATAACGGCAAGATTCTGATTGTAAACGATGCGCACCCGCTGGCCAAGAAGTTCAGCGCCGGTCGCGAATTCGATTTTGGCTTTGAAAATTACGTAGGCGTGCAGGGTACGGACTTCAAGTCAGTCGGCACGTCCATTCAGTTCCGCGTGCGTCACCAGGCAGAACTGGTGAAGTTTGTCGTGCCGCTTCCGGGTAAGCACAATATGGAAAACGCCTTGGCCGCAACGGCCGCCGCTCTCCGCGCAGGAGTCTCGCTGCATACCTGTGCCGATGCCCTTGCGACATTCCCCGGCGTGTTCCGCCGTCACCAGATTTTAGGGACCTTCAACGGCGTGACTCTGGTGGATGACTTCGCGCATAATCCGGCAAAAATTGCCGCCAGCATTAGAAGCGCCCAGGACTTTACCGAGGGCCGCGTCATCGCCTGGTTCCAGCCTCACGGCTTTGGCCCCACGCGATTCCTGCGCAAAGACCTTGTGGAATTTATCGCGAAGACGCTTCGCCCCAAGGACTTTGACGACGACCGTGATAACGACGTGATGTTCTTCAGCGAAATCTACTACGCCGGCGGCACCGTCACCCGCGACATCAGCGCCGGTGACCTTGCCGATGACCTCCTGCTCAAGGGCTGCGAAGCCATCTACATCGCCGACCGCAACGAATGCGCCGAAAAAATGGTGGAATACGCCCAGCCCGGCGACACGATTCTGCTGATGGGTGCGCGAGATCCGAGCTTGCAGTCCTTCGCACAACACGTGCAGGAACTCCTCGAAGACGAGACAATGTAA
- a CDS encoding methylated-DNA--[protein]-cysteine S-methyltransferase codes for MTVKLYIHTMNFSDSRFTTIAHRNLWGQWTFVFEKSKLCSLRYTGEGVPSSVQACAYAEPDVIQTLSSTVARAYRKAVQQLNLYLAGKLREFSLPLKVYGTDFQKKVWEAIAEIPYGETRTYQQVAEAVGEPRATRAVGAALRANPLQIILPCHRVVGKGGSLVGYALGLDLKRRLLVIEGAIPQELLLE; via the coding sequence ATGACTGTCAAATTATATATTCATACCATGAACTTCTCGGATTCAAGATTCACGACGATTGCGCACCGCAATTTGTGGGGGCAGTGGACTTTCGTGTTCGAGAAATCCAAGTTGTGTAGCCTGCGATATACGGGAGAAGGTGTGCCAAGTTCGGTTCAAGCCTGCGCCTACGCCGAGCCTGATGTGATTCAGACTTTATCGTCGACGGTGGCCCGCGCCTACCGCAAGGCCGTGCAACAGCTTAATTTGTATTTAGCGGGTAAACTCCGCGAATTTTCGCTCCCGCTTAAGGTGTACGGCACCGATTTCCAGAAGAAGGTCTGGGAAGCCATCGCCGAGATTCCTTACGGAGAAACGCGCACCTACCAGCAGGTGGCCGAAGCAGTTGGAGAGCCCCGCGCCACGCGTGCCGTGGGCGCCGCCCTCCGCGCGAACCCGTTACAGATTATACTCCCCTGCCATCGCGTGGTGGGCAAGGGCGGAAGCCTGGTCGGCTACGCCCTGGGGCTCGACCTCAAGCGGCGTCTCCTCGTTATCGAAGGCGCAATCCCGCAGGAACTCTTATTAGAGTAA
- a CDS encoding TrpB-like pyridoxal phosphate-dependent enzyme — protein sequence MRNSLKIEGPVKTYLKEDELPKAWYNVRADMKKKPAPLLNPATGKPVTFEDLQPVFCDELIKQELDNDTAYIEIPEEIRTFYKMYRPSPLVRAYFLEQALGTPAHIYYKFEGNNTSGSHKLNSAIAQAYYAKKQGLKGVTTETGAGQWGTALSMSTAFFGLDCQVYMVKVSYEQKPFRREVMRTYGASVTPSPSMTTEIGKKINAEFPGTTGSLGCAISEAVEAAVKQPGYRYVLGSVLNQVLLHQSVIGLETKAALDKLGVKADLIIGCAGGGSNLGGLVSPFIGEKLRGEADYDILAVEPASCPSFTRGKYAYDFCDTGKVCPLAKMYTLGSSFIPSANHAGGLRYHGMSSILSEIYDQGLMRATSVEQTKVFEAAKLFAQTEGILPAPESSHAIRATIDEALKCKESGQAKNIVFGLTGTGYFDMVAYQKFNDGEMADYIPTDEDIAKSLAQLPQVNG from the coding sequence ATGAGAAACTCGCTCAAGATTGAAGGTCCGGTCAAGACTTACCTTAAAGAAGACGAACTCCCGAAAGCATGGTACAACGTCCGTGCCGACATGAAGAAAAAGCCCGCACCGCTCCTGAATCCGGCAACCGGCAAGCCGGTCACGTTCGAAGACTTGCAGCCGGTGTTCTGCGATGAACTCATCAAACAGGAACTCGATAACGACACCGCATACATCGAAATTCCTGAAGAGATCCGCACTTTCTACAAGATGTACCGCCCCTCTCCGCTCGTTCGCGCCTACTTCCTTGAACAGGCACTCGGCACTCCGGCACACATCTACTACAAGTTCGAAGGAAACAACACCTCGGGCTCCCACAAGCTCAACTCCGCTATCGCTCAGGCCTACTACGCCAAGAAGCAGGGCCTCAAGGGCGTCACGACTGAAACGGGGGCTGGCCAGTGGGGCACCGCCCTTTCGATGTCCACCGCCTTCTTCGGACTGGACTGCCAGGTTTACATGGTGAAGGTTTCTTACGAACAGAAGCCGTTCCGCCGCGAAGTCATGCGCACCTACGGTGCAAGCGTCACCCCGTCGCCTTCCATGACGACTGAAATCGGCAAGAAGATCAACGCCGAATTCCCGGGCACCACGGGTAGCCTCGGCTGTGCCATTTCTGAAGCCGTGGAAGCCGCCGTGAAACAGCCGGGTTACCGCTACGTTCTCGGTTCCGTGCTGAACCAGGTGTTGCTGCACCAGTCTGTGATCGGTCTTGAAACGAAGGCCGCTCTCGACAAGCTCGGCGTGAAGGCCGACCTCATTATCGGTTGCGCTGGCGGTGGCTCTAACCTCGGCGGTCTCGTGAGCCCGTTCATCGGTGAAAAGCTCCGTGGCGAAGCCGACTACGATATTCTCGCTGTGGAACCGGCTAGCTGTCCGAGCTTCACTCGCGGCAAGTACGCCTACGACTTCTGCGATACCGGCAAGGTTTGCCCGCTCGCCAAGATGTACACGCTGGGCTCCAGCTTCATTCCGTCTGCAAACCACGCCGGCGGTCTCCGCTATCACGGCATGAGCAGCATCCTCTCCGAAATCTACGATCAGGGCCTCATGCGCGCAACGTCCGTGGAACAGACCAAGGTGTTCGAAGCCGCCAAGCTCTTCGCCCAGACCGAAGGCATTCTCCCGGCTCCGGAATCCAGCCACGCTATCCGCGCGACGATTGACGAAGCTCTCAAGTGCAAGGAATCCGGTCAGGCCAAGAACATCGTGTTCGGCCTCACCGGCACGGGTTACTTCGACATGGTCGCTTACCAGAAGTTCAACGATGGCGAAATGGCCGACTACATACCGACGGATGAGGACATCGCCAAGAGCCTCGCTCAGCTTCCGCAGGTCAACGGCTAG
- the tenpIN gene encoding type III toxin-antitoxin system TenpIN family toxin, whose product MKKENMPKVMLLSPLFYERYADNAEILVKKNRPYLVLLVEYRSFRFAIPFRSNIQHTHAYKFESEKSKRTSSGLDFSKSVIIFNDDEIGMPAHIDSREHTEVMKRYMFIVEKFQKYIDDFINGLKKDPLQPKYKFSSLTYYRSWLLKDDCFNEK is encoded by the coding sequence ATGAAAAAAGAAAATATGCCTAAGGTTATGCTGCTTTCACCCTTGTTCTATGAACGGTATGCAGATAATGCCGAAATTCTTGTGAAGAAAAACCGCCCCTATTTGGTGTTGCTTGTGGAATATCGATCCTTTAGGTTTGCTATTCCATTTAGATCAAATATTCAGCATACGCATGCGTATAAATTTGAAAGTGAAAAATCAAAGCGTACTTCATCGGGATTAGATTTTAGCAAAAGTGTTATCATTTTTAATGATGATGAAATCGGTATGCCAGCTCATATTGATTCACGGGAGCATACAGAAGTAATGAAGCGATATATGTTTATAGTTGAAAAGTTTCAAAAGTATATTGACGATTTTATTAATGGTTTGAAAAAGGACCCTTTGCAACCCAAATACAAGTTTTCTTCATTGACCTACTATCGTAGTTGGTTGCTGAAAGATGATTGCTTCAATGAAAAATGA
- a CDS encoding sialate O-acetylesterase — protein MFGKSLFLTTALCVAALAQDPNLHIYLAYGQSNMSGQATVTDADRQTNPRFQVLRAGNHSNQKVGEFYPAAPPMGHSQSKVGIVDFFGRKMIKELPDSITVAVANVAIGGQSIDLFDKDRNKSYVQNAKNKGDTWWIQYLDEYGGDLYKRIVEMGKIAKQKGVIKGFLFHQGEADYQMNDWPKRVKKVYDDLIAELELDPEKTPILIGELAPTGDLGWRNDAVKQAAELIPNGHLISAQGCPALKEASYTLHFTREGYQTFGERYAEKMLELLKAQEPEPDTTSKDTVKTDSTQQDSSKIDSVKTDSTAQDSTIAIRSLPRLQAVEPQQPKLYYDQKEQALFVRFKKNGREFRYRVTGSKN, from the coding sequence ATGTTTGGAAAATCCCTATTTTTAACGACGGCGCTTTGTGTCGCCGCCTTGGCTCAAGACCCTAATCTGCATATCTACCTGGCCTACGGACAATCGAATATGTCGGGGCAGGCGACCGTGACCGATGCGGATCGTCAAACAAATCCGCGGTTTCAGGTGTTGCGTGCAGGCAACCATTCGAACCAGAAGGTGGGCGAGTTTTACCCGGCGGCACCCCCGATGGGGCATAGCCAATCCAAGGTCGGCATTGTCGATTTCTTCGGTCGCAAAATGATCAAGGAATTGCCAGATAGCATTACGGTGGCTGTCGCGAACGTGGCGATTGGTGGGCAGAGCATTGACCTGTTCGATAAGGACCGCAACAAGAGTTACGTGCAGAATGCCAAGAACAAAGGCGACACCTGGTGGATTCAGTACCTGGACGAATACGGCGGCGATTTGTACAAGCGCATTGTCGAGATGGGTAAAATCGCAAAGCAGAAGGGCGTTATCAAGGGGTTCCTCTTCCATCAGGGCGAAGCGGATTACCAGATGAACGACTGGCCGAAACGAGTGAAAAAAGTCTACGACGACTTGATTGCCGAGCTGGAACTCGACCCGGAAAAGACTCCGATTCTGATTGGCGAACTTGCTCCTACGGGTGACCTCGGTTGGCGTAACGACGCTGTAAAGCAGGCGGCAGAACTCATTCCGAACGGTCACTTGATTTCGGCACAGGGCTGCCCGGCACTTAAAGAAGCCAGCTATACGCTGCACTTTACGCGCGAAGGTTACCAGACGTTTGGCGAACGCTATGCCGAAAAAATGCTGGAACTTTTGAAGGCGCAAGAACCCGAGCCTGACACGACCTCAAAAGATACCGTGAAGACGGACTCCACTCAGCAAGATTCTTCTAAAATCGATTCAGTCAAAACAGATTCGACGGCACAAGATAGTACGATTGCAATCCGCAGCTTGCCGCGCCTGCAGGCCGTAGAACCGCAACAGCCAAAGCTCTATTACGACCAAAAGGAACAGGCCCTATTCGTTCGCTTCAAAAAGAATGGGCGAGAATTCCGCTACCGCGTCACTGGTAGCAAGAACTAG
- a CDS encoding MFS transporter, producing MWKTKGTIRYFLSILAMTFVQMGVFIYAQKILSGSFVNEDSGQTWQAFMLQIFFLAPYILMVFFAGFFTNRFSKNKVLAWSSLMMTVFVIAQAILVTCNTPRVAFWLSIGLSCGFAIHSAAKYGILKEMFGVRNLSFANAFLQIFGLGGIICASWLAVVGVNLINLESLKSYAAVHRITSESLVIPWILAGVGVLGTVASFMVPKVKYENPNVNIENVKKHLSLGWRVPTLRASIIALSMFWALAQVFVLMYQDVSGSYAIDTIQNYLAFAFVGLMIGSIIAATKSRDFIETGFIPMGMIGVSICMFLVPFFVNPIALVILYSLTGLFGGLFLVPVNALLQYNTRPNNSGSVLALANMIQAIVLIAFLFLFSLMVHYTNIRPQLYFLGIAIVSLVVFVWTISNLPQALLRTLLKLVFNRYRIRVLGVQNIPNEGPVLLVGNHHSFIDWAMLQMASPRPLCIASNKDHFEKWYLRAVLKRLGMIRIDNNNPKEAMDKIHQDLLEGKAVVIFPTGEVSKSPHVEPFTIDYSSAVDETDAVIVPFYIQGLWGSNYSYSGSNMYGASSDRSVTVAFGEAIPATTPPNEIRAIVRKISIDAWKYAVKFVHPIASSWIRTCKRYVKHGPAIYSPDGKHFSGYKLMGAVMAFRGLLKKKLGNDEQNIGIMLPPSPAGVIVNLVLWVMGKTNVNLNYTSSVENVKYCCERADVTTVISSRQFIQKLKGRGNDYSEIASDKLRILYAEDLMKEIPKAKIAALLFLCIIMPSWLIRFIFCKRTKIDDTAVIVFSSGSEGTPKGVMLSHRNLMGNIQQLACIINVSRGDVMLSELPLFHSFGLTVTTLLNLTEGCPIVAVADPTDVKTMARVCAEFHVTCLVATPTFLRAFTVSRYVHPLVFKYVRMIIAGAEALRPELATAFRLKFGKEIYEGYGCTETAPVASVNTENTLHNDYTTLQINNKPGTVGPALPGTQFLIVDPETNIPLPTGEAGMILIGGCQVMQGYLKDPDRTNSVIVKINGIRYYRTGDKGYLDEDGFLTIVDRYSRFAKLGGEMVSLGAVEKKIQDTPVLEGCDYLVTTIPDSAKGEKIVLLYQGEKDPKDVISELRASNFPPIMLPSLAFAVEKVPKLGTGKADFTTAKKLAKELAGVK from the coding sequence ATGTGGAAAACTAAGGGTACGATTCGATATTTCTTGTCGATCCTTGCGATGACCTTTGTACAAATGGGCGTGTTTATTTATGCCCAGAAGATTTTGTCCGGATCGTTTGTGAACGAGGATTCGGGACAGACCTGGCAAGCGTTCATGCTGCAAATCTTCTTCCTCGCTCCATATATTCTAATGGTATTCTTTGCGGGGTTCTTTACCAATAGGTTTTCCAAGAACAAGGTGCTTGCCTGGTCGTCACTCATGATGACGGTCTTTGTGATTGCTCAGGCGATTCTTGTGACCTGCAATACCCCGCGTGTGGCGTTCTGGCTGTCTATTGGCTTGAGTTGCGGTTTCGCTATCCATAGTGCCGCAAAATACGGTATTCTTAAAGAGATGTTTGGCGTTCGCAACTTGAGTTTTGCGAATGCTTTTTTGCAGATTTTTGGCTTGGGCGGTATTATTTGTGCGTCTTGGCTTGCAGTGGTAGGGGTAAACCTCATTAACCTGGAATCGCTCAAGTCGTATGCAGCGGTTCACCGTATTACTTCGGAATCACTCGTGATTCCCTGGATTTTGGCGGGTGTCGGTGTGCTTGGAACAGTGGCTAGCTTTATGGTGCCCAAGGTCAAGTACGAAAACCCGAACGTGAATATCGAGAACGTGAAAAAGCACTTGAGCCTCGGTTGGCGAGTGCCGACATTGCGCGCTTCGATTATCGCCCTTTCCATGTTCTGGGCCTTGGCTCAGGTGTTCGTGCTTATGTATCAGGATGTGTCAGGCTCCTATGCAATCGACACTATTCAGAATTACCTAGCATTCGCCTTTGTTGGCCTTATGATTGGTTCCATTATTGCGGCCACCAAGTCCCGTGACTTTATCGAGACCGGCTTTATCCCCATGGGCATGATTGGTGTATCCATCTGCATGTTCCTGGTGCCGTTCTTTGTGAACCCCATAGCCCTGGTGATTCTTTATTCCTTGACCGGTTTGTTCGGCGGTCTCTTCCTGGTGCCGGTGAACGCCTTGTTGCAATACAATACGCGCCCAAACAATTCCGGTTCGGTGCTGGCCTTGGCAAACATGATCCAGGCAATCGTGCTGATTGCCTTCTTGTTCCTATTCTCCTTAATGGTCCATTACACCAACATCCGTCCGCAACTGTACTTCCTCGGAATCGCCATCGTATCGCTGGTGGTGTTTGTATGGACCATTTCGAACTTGCCGCAGGCGTTGCTCCGCACGCTTCTTAAGCTGGTGTTCAACCGCTACCGCATTCGCGTGCTTGGCGTGCAGAATATTCCGAACGAAGGACCGGTGCTTTTGGTGGGTAACCACCACAGCTTTATCGACTGGGCCATGTTGCAGATGGCATCCCCCCGTCCGCTTTGCATTGCAAGCAACAAGGACCACTTTGAAAAGTGGTACCTGCGCGCAGTCCTCAAGCGTTTGGGCATGATCCGTATTGACAACAATAACCCCAAAGAGGCCATGGACAAAATCCATCAGGATCTTCTGGAGGGTAAAGCCGTGGTCATATTCCCCACAGGCGAGGTGTCCAAGTCCCCGCACGTGGAACCCTTTACCATTGACTATTCTTCGGCTGTTGACGAGACCGATGCAGTGATTGTCCCGTTCTACATTCAGGGCCTTTGGGGCTCCAACTACAGCTATAGCGGCTCCAACATGTACGGCGCGTCTTCGGACCGTTCCGTGACGGTTGCCTTTGGCGAGGCCATTCCTGCAACGACGCCTCCTAACGAGATTCGCGCCATTGTCCGCAAAATTTCGATTGATGCCTGGAAGTACGCTGTCAAGTTCGTGCACCCGATTGCCTCGTCTTGGATTCGTACTTGCAAGCGCTACGTGAAGCACGGGCCTGCCATTTACAGCCCCGACGGCAAACACTTTTCGGGTTACAAACTCATGGGCGCCGTTATGGCATTCCGCGGTCTTTTAAAGAAAAAGCTTGGCAATGATGAACAGAATATCGGTATCATGCTCCCGCCGAGCCCCGCTGGCGTCATCGTGAACCTGGTACTCTGGGTCATGGGCAAGACGAATGTGAACTTGAATTACACCTCGTCGGTCGAAAACGTCAAGTACTGTTGCGAACGCGCCGACGTGACGACGGTCATTTCGAGCAGGCAATTTATCCAGAAACTGAAGGGGAGAGGGAACGACTACTCTGAAATTGCCTCGGACAAACTCCGCATTCTTTACGCCGAAGACTTGATGAAAGAGATTCCGAAGGCAAAGATTGCGGCTCTCCTGTTCCTTTGCATTATTATGCCGAGCTGGCTCATTCGCTTTATTTTCTGCAAGCGTACCAAGATCGACGATACAGCGGTCATTGTTTTCAGTTCCGGTTCCGAGGGAACTCCGAAGGGCGTAATGCTCAGCCACAGGAACTTGATGGGTAACATTCAGCAGCTAGCCTGCATTATCAACGTGAGCCGCGGCGACGTAATGCTTTCGGAACTCCCGCTGTTCCATAGCTTTGGCCTGACTGTCACGACCCTCTTGAACTTGACCGAAGGCTGTCCGATTGTGGCTGTGGCAGACCCCACCGACGTAAAGACCATGGCCCGCGTATGCGCCGAATTCCATGTGACATGCTTGGTGGCAACGCCTACGTTCTTGCGAGCCTTTACGGTGAGCCGCTATGTGCACCCGTTGGTGTTCAAGTACGTGCGCATGATTATTGCCGGTGCCGAAGCCTTGCGCCCGGAACTTGCAACTGCATTCCGCCTCAAGTTCGGTAAAGAAATCTACGAAGGTTACGGCTGCACCGAAACGGCTCCGGTGGCCTCGGTGAATACCGAAAACACTCTGCATAACGACTACACGACGCTCCAGATAAATAATAAGCCGGGTACCGTGGGTCCTGCGCTTCCGGGAACACAGTTCCTGATTGTAGACCCCGAAACGAACATTCCACTCCCGACAGGCGAAGCGGGCATGATTCTGATTGGCGGCTGCCAGGTGATGCAGGGCTACCTCAAGGACCCGGACCGCACAAATAGCGTGATTGTCAAAATCAACGGTATTCGTTACTACCGCACCGGCGACAAGGGCTACCTGGACGAAGACGGATTCTTGACGATTGTGGACCGCTACAGCCGATTTGCAAAGCTCGGCGGCGAAATGGTGAGCCTGGGTGCCGTCGAAAAGAAGATTCAGGATACGCCGGTCCTGGAAGGCTGCGACTACTTGGTGACGACCATTCCGGATTCTGCCAAGGGCGAAAAGATTGTTCTTTTGTACCAAGGCGAAAAGGACCCGAAGGACGTGATTTCGGAATTGCGAGCAAGCAATTTCCCGCCGATTATGTTGCCGTCCCTTGCATTTGCAGTCGAAAAAGTGCCTAAGCTCGGTACGGGCAAGGCAGACTTTACCACCGCGAAAAAGCTCGCCAAGGAACTGGCAGGAGTAAAATAA